DNA from Roseofilum casamattae BLCC-M143:
CCAATTACGAAGTTGAGCCGCAATTTCAATCGCGACTTCTTCTGATTCTAATCCTGATGGACTCATAATAACGATCGCTCCCTCGACTAATTCCAAATTATAGTCCGGATGTTGTTGCTGGAATTTTTCTAAGTCATTTACAGTTAGCTGGGGCATGGGTAATACCTGATTTTAGAGGGAGTTAAACTTGACCGACTAATTCGCCCATTTGAATTCGCCATAAACTAGCGTATACTCCATTATAATTGAGTAGCTCTTGGTGGCGACCGGATTCGATAACATTCCCGCGCTCCATGACGTAGATGCAATGGGCATTACGAATGGTAGAAAGGCGGTGCGCGATCGCAATTGTCGTGCGGTTTTTGGTAATTCGTTCTAACGAGCGTTGAATCGCCGCCTCTGTCTCGTTATCCACTGCCGAAGTTGCCTCATCCAGAATTAGAATGGGAGGGTCTTTCAGGATAGCACGAGCGATCGCTAAACGTTGCCTTTGTCCTCCCGATAATTTCTGTCCGCGCTCTCCAACAATCGTGTCATACTGTTGCGGAAGTTCCATGATAAATTGGTGAGCTTCAGCTAAGGTTGCGGCGGAAATAATATCGGGTTCCAAAGCATTAAATGTACCGTAAGCGATATTTTCCGCAACGGTTCCGTGGAATAGAAATACATCTTGGCTGACTAATCCGATGCAGCGCCGGAGGTCATCTAAGCGCAATTCTTGCAGGTTAATCCCATCTACTGTAATTCGTCCTTGCTGAATTTCGTATAATCGCAATAACAACTTGACGATGGTGCTTTTTCCGGAACCAGTAGAACCGACAATTCCGACTGTTTTTCCGGCCGGAATGGTTAAAGATAAATCCTTGAGGACAGGTTGGCGATCGCGATAGGCAAAACTCACCTCTTCCAGTCTAACTTCTCCTTTCACTGAATCAACGGGAAGAGGGATTTCTCCCGGATGAATTTCAATCGGAGTATCCAACAAATTCATAACTCGTCGAGTGGAAGCCATGGCGCGCTGGCACAAATCTAAGGTATTTCCCAACCGAGTTAACGGCCACAATAACCGTTGAGTCAGAAAGACCAACGTGCTGTAAGTTCCGACCGCTAAATTGCCCTTTGTCACTTCCAAGCCGCCGTAGAGCAGAATGCAGGTGAAACCGATGAGAATCAACATTCGGATTAAGGGAATAAAGGCAGCAGAAAAGGCGATCGCACTTTCATTGCTGCGGCGATAGGCTTGGGAATCTTCCCCCACTCGCTTGGCTTCGTATTCTTCCGCTGTAAAGCTTTTAATGGTTGTAATGCCGCCGAGATTATTGGCAAGTCGATGATTAATTAATCCCGCGCTCTCCCGCACTTTACTATAGCGGGGAGCGAGAAACTTTTGAAATGCAACCGACCCCCAAATAATGAACGGCATGGGTAAAATGGTCATCCAACCCACTTGCGGTGCTAAAAACAAGAAACTCAAGCCAACAATTAACACCGTAGTGATGACTTGAATCACTTGATTTGCGCCGACATCGAGGAAGCGCTCGAGTTGATTCACATCATCATTGAGAATTGCCATTAATTCTCCCGTGCTCCGTTCCTCAAAATAGGCAATCTCCAGGTTCTGTAAATGGCGATAAGCATCCAAACGCAAGTGATGTTGAATGGTTTGCGCCAGATTCCGCCACAACCGCTCGTAAGCATACTCAAAGGCAGATTCAGCAATCCAAACTAAGGCAGAAATAATGCTCACCAGCACTAATTGTCCGAAGACATTGGTAATGCCAAATTTAGCAATCCAAGAACTATCTTGCTCGACAACGACATCAACAGCAACGCCGATTAACGCGGGTGGCGCTAAGTCGAAAAACTTATTCAGGACAGAAGCGGCGATCGCCAACCGAATCTGAGTTTGATAGGGCCCGGTATACTGGATCAGGCGTTGGAGTGGAGATGAGGGAGAGTTCACTAGAGTAGTTGTCCTGGGGGTTGAGCGAATCTTATCAAGCCATAATTTGTGAAGAGGCTGCGATAGTACTTAATCCCTCTTCTATCAGTCTGCAAAAAGAGGGATATGACTTAAACTCCAAACTGCCCCCAAATTTTTTTGGCGACACGCTTGGTAAACGTTTCTTCCGATGTGAATAACTCTCGCATTGCCCACGAGCTAAGTCGAGGAGCTAGAGACATAATGGCCCGACGCAAAAGAGAGCGAAACGCAAATCCCAAAATCGTACCGACGATCGCCGGAAGCAGCACCCATAATCCTAGCTTAATTAACAAGTTTTGCAGAACCTCAGGTTGTTGTAGAGTAACGATCGCATTCCTAATCGTAAAAACAGTATTAGGAATCCAAATTGTCATCATGGTTGTTACCCAAGAAATCCGATCGGCCAGTTGAGTGCTGCGCAGTTTCAGAAATCCCAGAAGTTGGTCGATTAACCAGTTGTGGCTTTGCACGACTCGCAAGCATTCCGGATCCTCTAACAGTTCTCGACTCACTTGATTGAGGATATCTCCATCAGGAGAAAGAACGGTGCGCAGGAGAAACTTTCCTTGCCTGCCATTCCTGACCGCATAAAACGTCTTAAATGTCAAGCCGCATTGGATTGAGGAATCGCGATCGATGACAGCCAATTCCCTCAGATCCAGGAGGATGCGAGCCAATTGACGGGGGGGAACGATCAGGCGATCGCCACTGAAACGAACTGATTCGATTTGGTTCACCATGAGTGGATTGAGATAGAAGATGAACTCCCCATCCTCAGCTCGAATCGCAGGAGCAATCTGACTCCCTGGAGTTGGAGGCGGATCGATGAAAGCGCGAACCCGTTGTACCCAATTCTGGATAACTTTGGACGCGCTAGTAATTTGTCGTATCATTTACCGACTGGGATTAACGAATGTGGCTGCAGGTAATCGAAACCGTCCATCCGTACTTCTTTCCAAGATATCTTGAATAATGCCGACCATGAACTCGAGAAGACCGCGCCATTGTCTTTCTCCAGAATTCACCCCTTCATTGTGGATTTGAATGACCAATTCCTTATAGTCAAAATCGAGCAATTTTTCGTGATAGCGATTGATGATATCTCCATCAAGCTGCATCATCGTTTGGGCATAAATAATATCCGTCGCTTCCGACTTCAAATCTTGGCTGTTGAGTGCTGCTCTTAGCTCCTCGAGTTTGCGCAGTCCGCGCAAAAAACGTCCGTTCAGCAGTAGAGCTTGCAGCTTTTCGGCATCATTGGGATCGTCGGGATTGGGCAAACGCTCTTCGGGATCGTAGAGGTCGTTGATCGGATCGCTGAGAACTTGGCGATATTCCATCAACATTTTCTTGCGCAATCCATAGTAGCGATCGTACAGCGCTGGAGGAATCTGCCGCTCGTAGAAGTATTGTTCGTCCCCAATCTGTTCGGGAATCGCATAGATATAACGATAAGCTTCTCCAGGGACAAACTTATTCCCCGTAATCTGAGACACGACCATCGTGTTCACTTCCAGCGCCGTAATATCGGTGAGAACTTCACCCAATCCCAAGACAAAATCAGTAAACCGGCGCTGAAGGCTGTTGGCGTTCTTGCTCGGTTCGTTATTCGTCGTTGTTATCTCTGTTGCATTAGTCACGAGTTCGCTCCCGATCTCCAAGAAATGTCGATTAATTGACGTATCAATGACGTCCCAACCCCATCACGCAAAGCATTATAGCTCGGCAAACGGGTCTTCTAACTCAGCAAAAGGATCTTCTGCGATCGCATCGAGAAGTCCAGAATCATTTTTACTCGATTCTTCGGATAAGTCGAGAGACTCAGCGAAGGAGTCCGTTTCATCATCGGCAAAGAGATCGGCCAAGGGATCTATATCATCATCCTCCAACACCAACTCTTCCGTTAGGGTCGATTGAGCGATCGTATTCCCCCCATCATCCCATTCCTCCGATAACAGATCCTCCAATGCTTCCGAGCGTTCCGAAGCTGTATCTCCAGCCGACTCATCCAAGGAATTTAAACTCTCTGAGGGCAATTCGTCAACGATCTCATCTGACTCGAAGTCTACCACCGTCGGTGCTGTAGGCCCAATGGAGGTCTCACCCCACAAATCGTCACCCAGCATATCTTCTGCAATCTCTTGCACCGCTTTGGCATCGCTGAGAGATTGACTCTCTTGAAAGTCTTCTTCGGGTTCTCCAAAATCCAGCTCCTCTGTTACTCCAAACACATCCAGCAACTCTTCATCTTCCTCAAACCCCATCAATTCGCTAACATCACCACTATTCTCATCTGCGAATGGATTGACCTCTTCTTCTCCTTCGCTTCCAGAGCTTGTCGTAAATACGGGATCTTGCTCTTCATCCCAAATCGTCTCCGACATAGTTTGAGTTTCAAACGCGCTCAGAATTTCTGCTTCCTCCTCTTCTGAGGGGTCTGGAATTTCCAATGGTTCCTCAGAAGAAGAGGTTGCGAATAGATCGAGATCCAACAAATCTTCCTCGGCTTCAGCAAACGGATCTTCCTCTAATGCCGGCGCCACTGTTTCTTCTTCTATCCACAGAGCATCGGCATCTGAGTCATCAGTTAACTCTTCCTCCGCTTCAGCAAATGGATCTGACTCTAGCAACTCTTCCACAAATGGATCGTCATCTTCCTCTAATGCCGGTGCCACTGTTTCTTCTTCTGTCCACAGAGCATCAGCATCTGAGTCATCAGTTAACTCTTCTTCCGCTTCAGCAAATGGATCTGACTCTAGCAACTCTTCAACAAAGGGATCGTCATCTTCCTCTAATGCTGGTGCCACTGTTTCTTCTTCTGTCCACAGAGCATCAGCATCTGAGTCATCAGTTAACTCTTCCTCCGCTTCAGCAAATGGATCTGACTCTAGCAACTCTTCAGCAAAGGGATCGTCGTCTTCCTCTAATGCCGGCGCCACTGTTTCTTCTTCTGTCCACAGAGCATCAGCATCTGAGTCATCGGTTAACTCTTCTTCCGCTTCAGCAAATGGATCTGACTCTAGCAACTCTTCAGTTTCGGCAAAGGGATCGTCATCTTCCTCTAATGCCGGCGCCACTGTTTCTTCTTCTGTCCACAGAGCATCAGCATCTGAGTCATCAGTTAACTCTTCCTCCGCTTCAGCAAATGGATCTGACTCTAGCAACTCTTCAGTTTCGGCAAAGGGATCGTCATCTTCCTCTAATGCCGGCGCCACTGTTTCTTCTTCTGTCCACAGAGCATCGGCATCTGAGTCATCGGTTAACTCTTCCTCCGCTTCAGCAAAGGGATCGTCGTCTTCCTCTAATACCAGTGCCACTGTTTCTTCTTCTGTCCACAGAGCATCGGCATCTGAGTCATCAGTTAACTCTTCTTCCGCTTCAGCAAATGGATCTGACTCTAGCAACTCTTCCACAAAGGGATCGTCATCTTCCTCTAATGCCGGTGCCACTGTTTCTTCTTCTATCCACAGAGCATCGGCATCTGAGTCATCGGTTAACTCTTCCTCCGCTTCAGCAAATGGATCTGACTCTAGCAACTCTTCCACAAAGGGATCGTCATCTTCCTCTAATGCCGGTGCCACTGTTTCTTCTTCTGTCCACAGAGCATCGGCATCTGAGTCATCGGTTAACTCTTCCTCCGCTTCAGCAGCCAAGGGTTCTAGCTCCGGTAACTCTTCAGCAAATGGATCGTCATCTTCCTCTAATGCCGGTGCCACTGTTTCTTCTTCTGTCCACAGAGCATCGGCATCTGAGTCATCAGTTAACTCTTCCTCCGCTTCAGCAAAGGGATCTGACTCTAGCAACTCTTCGGTTTCGGCAAAGGGATCTTCGTTCTTATCTAATACTGGCGCAACTGTTTCTTCTTCTGACTCAGCAGCAAATAAATCTGGATCGGGTAACTCATCCGGTAGATCGACTAATGGAGTGCTTGGTGTAATTTCTTCTAACTCTTGAGCAAAGGAATCATCTGAGGAAGGCCATGCCGTTTCTTCTGGTATTAAGTTTTCGTCTAATGCTTCTGAATTGCTAGGATTGTCTTCATTTAAGACTAAGGTTTCTTCAAGAGCGGCAGGGTCTTCTGGGTTTAAGACTAAAGTCTCTTCAAACACTTCTGGATCGGTTACTTCTTCTGCATTGGCGACCTGCGCATCAAACTCTGCCATGATTTCTTCTTCGGAAAAGAGGGGAGTTTGAGCTATGTTTTCTGCAGGTTCGGTTTCGGGTAATTCTGGTTCGGTAATATCGACGATCGCCGTCTCTTCATCAACAGCTAATGCGAATACTTCGTCTTTGGCGCGATCGCTGGCAATCTCGAGCAAACTTTCGCCTCCTAAATCCGTTGGGGTATCGAAGGCTGCCATAATTTCATCATCATCGGCATTGATATTCTCTGAGCCTGTTGGAGCATCATCTTCTGTGACTAAGCCAGAGGTTTCCTCTAATTCCAATCCTCCTTCTGACCATTCGGTTGAATCTTCAATCGGAATCATTGCCTCTTCTGCGATCGCGCCATCGGAAGATTCGGTTATTTCCAATTCGTCTAACACCGGTTCTTCCGCAACGCTTTCATTCTCAATACTCTCTCTATCGATACTATCGCTATCGAGACTATCGAAGGCATTCATGATTTCGGCTTCTTCCGCATCTAGGGGTTCTTCTGCGTCGATCGCGGCAGTCTCCATAGCTGCGGCACTAGAGGAAACGGCGACGGCTGCTGAGGTAAAGGCAGCAGCGGCCGCAATGGTCTCTAGGGAGACATTATCTGAAGTCTGAGGTGGCTCGGTTTCGGCTGCTGGGGAGGCGATCGCCTCGGTTTCACCAAAAATGTCATCGAGAGGGTCGGATTCCTGTTCGACAGCGTTTTCCGCTGTTTTCTCTTCTTGTTCGGCTACATGAGCGTCGGCATCAAATGCTTCAAAGAAATCATCTTCCTCTTCTGTTTCCAATGGGATGGTTTGCTGTTGCGTTTGTGAAGTAGAAACAATAGGGTCTTCGATCTCGGCTGCAATTGGGGTTGGAGGTAACTCTATTTCAGGTGAATCCAACTCCTCTTCCGCAGTGGGGGAGGCCGTCTCGGGTTGGGTGGCAGCACTTTCGAGGCGAGCGATCGCATTCTCGAAGTCTTGGTGCTGCATGTCTGCCCACAATCCAAATAACTTTTGAATACTACTGAGATTGCGCTTAATAATCTGACGACTGGAGCGAATTTGATTGATGTGGAATTCTCGCAGTTCGGTAAAGGGGCCGTTGCCCACAAAATGACTGCCAACTTCGGTATCAATTTTACCGTCAACAATGTTAATCCGGCTGTGCATTCGATATCCAGGCTGGACTTGAGGAGGCGCATCCCGATCGCTGCTGTAGGGATCGGCTAAGGAGATCCAGGTGGTAATTTCCAGTTCAATTGATTCACTTAGGGCAGTTTTCAGGGCTTCGAGCAGTTCGCCCGCTTTAATTGCATCCCGAAAGTCGTCAGTGGCTGCCATGATGGTATCTCCTCGTTAGTCTCTGAATAAGCCGGTATTCACGCCCTTGCGAGCAACCTCAACCTCTTGTCTATGCTATCTGAATTCGATCGCTTTTGAGAATGGAAGCGAGGGTTCGATCTCTGCTAGTGGTTATTCATTGTCCCGTTAGTAAGTTTTGAGACTTGGAGTGAGAAACTTGGCTTCCTTGCACCACCGACATTTTCTGGATGCTGCCGGCGAGAATGGCAAACAGTTGCTCGAGATTTTCTAAGTTTTCCTCCAGAATGTCTCGACTTTCGTCAATTTGGCTCAGGTGAAATTCCTTCAGTTCTGTATAGGGGCCGTTGCCGACGAAATGGCTGCCGACTTCGGTATCGATTTTACCTTCAACGATGTTAATTCGAGTTCGCATTTGATAACCGGCAAGGTTAGCAACGGGAGGCTCAGTCTCGCTTTCGCCAGTTGAGTTGGGGCGCGCTCCGGAGTCGGCAACCCAGGTTTTGATGTCTAGCTCGACAGCTTGGCTCAGGGCAATTTGTAGAGCTTCTTTAATTTTGCCGTCTTTGAGTGCGGCTTTAAAGTCATCGCTGGCTGTCATAACTGGAGATCCCCCATTATTCTGGTGACGTCGAACTGGTCTTTTATGCTAGTCAATTATTACCGATCGCCCCCGAACGATCAATGTTTCTTTGTCCTTTGTCCGTCACGGAGCGCTATAACTAGTAACGGAAACTGCAATGGGAGGGGCGAGGGCTGATGCGAGTGGTGTTGTGCGGGTACTATGGCAAGGGCAATACGGGAGATGAGGCTTTGTTGGCAACGCTGTTGCAAATGCTCCCGGAGCGCATTACTCCTATCGTACTTTCGGCGAATCCGGGGCAAACGGAGAGCCAGTATGGCGTAGAGGCGCGCGATCGCAATTCTCCTGTGGAATTATGGCGTACGATTGCAGAAGCCGATGGGTTTATTTGGGGTGGCGGTAGCTTAATTCAAGATACAACCAGCTTTCGCAGTCCTCTCTATTATTTTGCTCTGATGGCTTTGGCGCAAGCCATGGGTAAAGTCACTGTCGCTTGGGGCCAAGGCATCGGCCCGTTGCGCTTTTGGAGTACTCGTCAGATGGCGCGATCGCTGTTTCGCGGCTGTACGGCAGTAAGCGTTCGCGATCGCAATTCTGCCAGGTTGCTCGACCATTGGCAGATTCCCTATACCCTCGCTCCCGATCCGGTTTGGGCGTTAGAAATCCCCTCAGATCGTGGCTCGGAGGACTCTTCCTCGA
Protein-coding regions in this window:
- a CDS encoding ABC transporter ATP-binding protein; this translates as MNSPSSPLQRLIQYTGPYQTQIRLAIAASVLNKFFDLAPPALIGVAVDVVVEQDSSWIAKFGITNVFGQLVLVSIISALVWIAESAFEYAYERLWRNLAQTIQHHLRLDAYRHLQNLEIAYFEERSTGELMAILNDDVNQLERFLDVGANQVIQVITTVLIVGLSFLFLAPQVGWMTILPMPFIIWGSVAFQKFLAPRYSKVRESAGLINHRLANNLGGITTIKSFTAEEYEAKRVGEDSQAYRRSNESAIAFSAAFIPLIRMLILIGFTCILLYGGLEVTKGNLAVGTYSTLVFLTQRLLWPLTRLGNTLDLCQRAMASTRRVMNLLDTPIEIHPGEIPLPVDSVKGEVRLEEVSFAYRDRQPVLKDLSLTIPAGKTVGIVGSTGSGKSTIVKLLLRLYEIQQGRITVDGINLQELRLDDLRRCIGLVSQDVFLFHGTVAENIAYGTFNALEPDIISAATLAEAHQFIMELPQQYDTIVGERGQKLSGGQRQRLAIARAILKDPPILILDEATSAVDNETEAAIQRSLERITKNRTTIAIAHRLSTIRNAHCIYVMERGNVIESGRHQELLNYNGVYASLWRIQMGELVGQV